The Halobacillus ihumii genomic sequence GCAGGTGCTAAGCGAATCCCTTTGTCTATGGTTGGCTTCTTACAGTACTTTGCGCCAACTATAATGCTGTTTCTCGGCGTTTTTCTTTATAATGAACCTTTTACGAGTGTTCATCTAGTATCCTTTGCCTTAATCTGGGCGGGTCTTGCCGTCTACACGGTTTCCAGGATGAAACGGCTTCGAAAATATGAAGCAGCTTGATTGATTATCAGCCCTGGCAATAGTCAGCCGGGGCTATAAGGCGTCCATTTCTGAACATTAACTGTCACTTAATATGTGATTAGCCGCATCATGTCCGGATAAGAAGGCACTTTCAAAACGTGTCTTCCCCGCCTGATCACCTGGGCGAAGAAAAGCATCACCTGCCACTAACAACTTACCTCGATTATCTATTTCCAGGAAAGAGTGAGGACAAGTGGTGACCGCTTGCGCATAGGGCCAGATTTCTAGCTGCTCAGATATCAACTTTCGAAAATCTAAATAAGGAGAGGTTTTATTTTTGATCATTTTAAGAGTGGATTCACTACTTTCATGTGATACTGACCAATCAGCCGTCATATAGACACTCATCAAAGGAGTTTTTGAGATCCCTTTCTTTTGGTGGTCAACTATCCGTTCTACATCTGCAGGAAGCTGTTTATCTATATGACCGCTTTCCGGAGTGTAAGGAGACCTCTCCAACTGAAAAACTCCAACATAGGTGGGTTGAAACTGAATTTCTTTTAATTTTTGATAAGCTTCGACCTTCAAACCAAGTGAACTTTTTCCTATCAAGTTGACTGTTAAAGGAGCAGGCAGTGTACATACTACCCGCTTGCATTTATACAAACTTCCGCTTGAGTCATGCAATACGATGTGGGAGTCCTGAGCGTTAACAGCAGTAATCATTGTGGAGGTCACACAATCCATCCCCTCCGCTAAGCGACAAGCGAGTGAACTCATTCCATCAACTGACGTATAACGTGGATAATCTTCCCCGAACCAACGCTTCACCCACCCCTTTTCCAGCCATCCCTCAACTTCTTGCTGTAATTCTTCTGTTCGGACTGTGAAAAATTGCGCTCCAATGTCGGCTTTTCCTTCAGCTGTAATTGAAGTCGCCAGCCTCCCTCCTACAGTCTGCTCCTTTTCCAGCAACAGCACACTGGCTCCTGCTTGTTTCAACTTCCGTGCTGCCACAATCCCAGATAACCCTGCACCGATTATCGCGACATCATACTTTTGCAAAATGGGCACCCCTTCCATAAGAAAATCAGGACATGTCTAGCCATACCCGATTCTTCGATTGTTCTACCTCTTCTATTCTTATGAACTGCTTATCGAAAACCTGACGCTTCGTTCTGAGTTTGTTTTTAGCCTATTGGATTATTGCTTCTATGCGCCGATAAAAATGCACCTCCACAAAGTGGGAGGTGCGTTTTTCATAACCATTATGCTTTAGTCTTTTTCTTACGGAACTTACTTAATACTTCATACGCAAGCGGTACAATGAGAAGTGTCAACAATGTGGAGCTGGTTAACCCGCCGATTACGGTGATCCCCAGTCCTTTACTAATAATTGATCCACCTTCAAGTCCTAACGCGAGAGGCAGCAAGGCACCAATAGTAGCCAGTGCTGTCATCAAAATAGGGCGCAGACGTGTCATGCCGGCATCCAGTAATGCCTCTCTTGTTGTAAAGCCTTCTTTTTCCTTATGAATAACTCGGTCAATTAAAACAATGGCATTTGTTACGACAATTCCGATGAGCATAAGAGCACCGATCATCGCAGAAATGCTGATGGTTTCCCCACTGATAAGCAATCCTACCACTGCTCCAATAATCGTAAATGGCAAGGAGAACAGGATCGCCAATGGTGCCAGGGCTCCGCCAAAGAAGATGACGAGTACGAGGTAGACGATCGCAATTGCAGCAAGCATGGCTAAACCGAGCTGTGTAAATGACTCTTGAATATCCTCGGTAACTCCGCCCATCGTCACTTCCATGCCGGACGGAAGATCAAGCTCGTCAATTTCACTTTGAACTTCAGATGATACCGACCCAATATCGTCAGTGGTGATTTTCGCGCTGACGCTTGCATACACCTGGCCATTCTTCCGACTAATGGTATCAGCAGTTGTACCTTCTTCCACTTCTACCACTTCACTAATGGCAACAGATTGACCCGTAGGTGATTGGATTTCACGGT encodes the following:
- a CDS encoding NAD(P)/FAD-dependent oxidoreductase, whose translation is MQKYDVAIIGAGLSGIVAARKLKQAGASVLLLEKEQTVGGRLATSITAEGKADIGAQFFTVRTEELQQEVEGWLEKGWVKRWFGEDYPRYTSVDGMSSLACRLAEGMDCVTSTMITAVNAQDSHIVLHDSSGSLYKCKRVVCTLPAPLTVNLIGKSSLGLKVEAYQKLKEIQFQPTYVGVFQLERSPYTPESGHIDKQLPADVERIVDHQKKGISKTPLMSVYMTADWSVSHESSESTLKMIKNKTSPYLDFRKLISEQLEIWPYAQAVTTCPHSFLEIDNRGKLLVAGDAFLRPGDQAGKTRFESAFLSGHDAANHILSDS